From the Gallaecimonas kandeliae genome, one window contains:
- a CDS encoding YdeI/OmpD-associated family protein, with translation MDDSLELAFDTPAAFSAWLAANHQTEAVLWLRIYKKGSGRRTISWEEAVIEALCWGWIDGQKQALDQHAYLQRFTQRRPGSPWSRRNKAHAERLMAEGRMQPPGLAQVQAAKADGRWDAAYAPPSEMQVPDDFLAALKSRPEAQAFFDTLNKHNRYAIAYRLQSAKKAETRQKRFEQFLAMLERGEKLH, from the coding sequence ATGGATGACAGCCTCGAGCTCGCCTTCGACACCCCGGCCGCCTTCTCGGCCTGGTTGGCGGCCAACCACCAGACTGAAGCGGTGCTCTGGCTGCGTATCTACAAGAAAGGATCGGGACGCCGGACCATCAGCTGGGAAGAAGCGGTGATTGAGGCGCTTTGCTGGGGCTGGATTGACGGCCAGAAGCAGGCCCTGGACCAGCACGCCTACCTGCAGCGTTTCACCCAGCGCCGCCCAGGCAGCCCCTGGTCACGGCGCAACAAGGCCCATGCCGAGCGGCTGATGGCCGAAGGGCGGATGCAGCCCCCCGGCCTTGCCCAGGTCCAGGCGGCCAAGGCCGACGGCCGCTGGGACGCCGCCTATGCGCCCCCCAGCGAGATGCAGGTACCGGACGACTTCCTGGCCGCCCTGAAGAGCCGCCCCGAGGCCCAAGCCTTCTTCGACACCCTCAACAAGCACAACCGCTACGCCATCGCCTACCGCCTCCAGAGCGCCAAGAAGGCAGAAACCCGGCAGAAGCGCTTCGAGCAGTTCCTGGCCATGCTGGAGCGGGGCGAGAAGCTGCATTGA
- a CDS encoding cold shock and DUF1294 domain-containing protein, with product MRYQGKLSDWNDERGFGFVEPNGGGVRAFVHIKAFKRGGRRPVEGDVLVYELQKDGGGRPQARQVRFAAEGRRYQIRRGRSGAFNALLGLAFLALMGVSQKAPAVLLGAYGLLSFLTFLAYGRDKWAAKKGRWRTQENNLHLLALAGGWPGAACAQYLFRHKSQKAEFRGGYWLTVALNIAALCWLLFSAKGAALLERLA from the coding sequence TACCAGGGAAAACTGAGCGATTGGAACGACGAACGGGGTTTTGGCTTCGTGGAGCCCAATGGCGGCGGCGTCCGCGCCTTCGTCCATATCAAGGCCTTCAAGCGCGGTGGCCGCCGCCCTGTCGAGGGCGACGTCCTCGTCTATGAGCTGCAAAAGGACGGCGGCGGCAGGCCCCAGGCCAGGCAGGTCCGCTTCGCCGCCGAGGGCCGCCGGTACCAGATCAGGCGGGGGCGCAGCGGCGCCTTCAATGCCCTGCTGGGCCTGGCCTTCCTGGCCCTTATGGGCGTCAGCCAGAAGGCGCCGGCGGTGCTGCTTGGCGCCTATGGCCTGCTCAGCTTCCTGACCTTCCTTGCCTATGGCCGGGACAAATGGGCAGCCAAAAAAGGCCGCTGGCGCACGCAGGAGAACAACCTGCACCTGCTGGCGTTGGCCGGAGGCTGGCCAGGCGCGGCCTGCGCCCAGTACCTCTTTCGCCACAAGTCCCAGAAGGCCGAGTTCAGAGGCGGCTACTGGCTGACGGTGGCGCTGAACATCGCCGCCCTTTGCTGGCTGCTTTTCAGCGCCAAGGGCGCCGCACTGCTGGAACGGCTCGCCTGA